In the genome of Eublepharis macularius isolate TG4126 chromosome 10, MPM_Emac_v1.0, whole genome shotgun sequence, the window gctgttatttctgtttgatgggacatgaggatctttccctcactcctggtcattcaccagggggtaatgagttgaaatttccaagggcacatcccttctattacaggccccacagacgtgCATGTATAGGttgggtggcccagtgtgcttgaggggaggagctgtcctctgcctcacatattgttattcacatgtgcagtaataacctgggctgtggggcatggcccttgcatgcataggctgggtggccttgtgagctggagggtggagcggcttccatttcacattcagtttgttcacctgggtggtatgaccttggttcatagggtctggacctttccttacatgctcacacagacttgcagcctgggtttaggctctgtttggaaaaaggtgtgcctatcaggatttgagtctgcactatttcatgtaacgtcactgatggccttctgtagaactctgagaggagtgagctggtggcccaatccctcacagatctgtctgggtgtgcactgagggcacaggacctgaagtttgagactgactcagtgacccttcatattaggtggtccaagatggatcagtgacagtgggggcacaattgttcaggtgggcccttgtgatgagtccgagcagtgcaactgcactgggctatctgggaccaaagagtaggtcggtgatagtaggcagtgtatTGGGCATACGTGCACCCCTGCCAACACTCtaaagagttgtgtctaattgtttctttttctttttagatgctgtgattcactgcaggaggtgttgaagcctcatatgtggacacagcatgattttctgggtggctcatcaggccaagaggatgccaatcggGTAGTGACAGGGCTTTTGCGTgcaatcctctgcctcacatgttggtcattcgccgcgtggtgttgaccttgtcacgcagggcatggccctttccttacaggctcacacaggcttgcagcgcccaggcaagtagtggcctgatggctggaggggaggtgcggacctccgcctcacatgttggtcattcgccgcgtggtgttgaccttgtctcgcagggcatggccctttccttacaggctcacacaggcttgcagcgcccaggcaagtagtggcctgatggctggaggggaggtgcggacctccgcctcacatgttggtcattcgccgcgtggtgttgaccttgtctcgcagggcatggccctttccttacaggctcacacaggcttgcagcgcccaggcaagtagtggcctgatggcttgaggggaggtgcgcctccgccttacgttctggttattacctggatggtagtgaccttggtctactgtgcttccccgacatggtggcgggaagggtcattcacctgggtggtgatgaccttggtctgcaatgcttctgcgtCAGTGTGGCGGGAAGATTGAGGCCCACTAGGTTGGGGCTAGACATATGGCCAGCAGAGCCCAAGAGAAAGCTGTCgggagggactgagcatctatttgctacacccctgcataaaggctgaatttgctgacctctacagaggttatcaggggtcatggtataaggccaaaatggccctttaaaaggctttgggagcaggaggggtatttatttgccctttcctggcattagggccaaagttgccaacctctacagaggtgtcggtgttcacctattggtgaagggcaacacaatattctgtggtaactgacggcaagggtgatGGTTGGCACTGGGCTAactgtggggcacaagggcctaagcagaggcttggccctagctgtggcaggttagatttgggtagacagagcgggctggtgagcacccagtggcacctccccattggtggggaataggggtctgtcagggattggctggcgggctgtatggctgccagctgagagggcagactgcctgtgggaccccctgtacaagtccttccctcgggcttcacggctggggtgtatggagctttaaggggggaaccattcgcctggccggccgggttacagccattcacatggattgctcgcacctggggcagggggtgctcgcccaagcaggtcgaggagttggtccaattgaccccttgtcttgacctgtagtaccgctagttatacccttgccgttattaagtttaatgttggtcaataaatggcccaaatttatacccaagccttgtgtctgtctcttcattccgaatgggggggcaagatggcacacccagctgcatgtgaaacatgcttaggctgggtgccacttttgcctcactgcacagatggagagaccagccttacattcctgggcatccaggctttgggaggtggggcctggccctgtaaagggcggctccgcctctgtagggctcagtcagctttgaaagctaggtccacccaccacaccctatggcagtacaggattagctggttgctggttaccagggccaggtaggaattttttctccttttcccaaattggcacagggaagaggtgtttttcgcctaccttgtactgttttgtaggtgtggtatttggagtggtggaactgtaacctaggtccctggcaggttagatttgggtagacagagcgggccagtgagcacccagtggcacctccccattggtggggaataggggtctgtcagggattggctggcgggctgtacggctgccagctgagagggcagactgcctgtgggaccccctgtacaagtccttccctcgggcttcatggctggggtgtatggagctttaaggggggaaccattcgcctggccggcgggttacagccattcacatggatggctcgcacctggggcagggggtgctcgcccaagcaggtcgaggagttggtccaattgaccccttgtcttgacctgtagtaccgctagttatacccttgccgttattaagtttaatgttggtcaataaatggcccaaatttatacccaagccttgtgtctgtctcttcattccgaatgggggggcaaaagaaagaaagttgtAGGGACAAATGTAGAAGAATTAATAGGTGAGTAGAGAGGACTGAAGACATACCAGGTTGGATGATGGGCTTAGCAACATTCTGTTTTCATTCAACCTCGTAGTACTTTGCATCCATGGAGAACCTTCTAAAAACAATTGCTGACTACTAAAGAAGGGTAGAGAACATGTCTGTCAGCTTGTTCTGCTCTACTCCTAATGGCTGTACTGCAGAACTGCAtgaacagttttaaaaaactgaaatgtgTTTGCTGACTGCAGCATGGTTCCAGCTTCAGGGGGCCTGAAGAGCTGTCTTAGGCCTCAAGAATTTTGTTCCCTCTGTTCCCCTCTCTTGGTGGCCCTGTATGTAACAGCCACAGTTTTCCAGTTTCCATTGAAATCTACCCCTATGAAGCAAAGATATTATTTGAGTGCTAAAAAACCCCCAAATTTATAAAAGGAATGGTTATAGCATTAACCAGATGCCCTTggtagctgttgctaggcaaccataaaagtttagccagtattccaggcttggtttatGTGAATgaaaggcaggggaaggaggcagggtGCTTTCAAGGGCTGCTTTGGGCTTCGAGGGAGGAATCATTGAGGCCAGACCCAGAAGCAACTACTGGACAACTTGCTATCACAAGACTTGCTTGAtgcacccaggcccagctgcttgccaaTGTTCAACATCAGGACctccaaaagccagtgtagtgtagaagTTAGCATTTCAGAGCAGGATGTGGGAGACtgaggtttgaatcaccactctgctgtggaagctcactgggtgaatttgatccagtcacacactcttagcctaacctacctctcaaggttaTTGTGAAATATAGtgacaaggagaatgatataagctgtttagatcctcattgtggagaaagggagtatataaatggaataaatgaaTACATATGGGGGGCacataaaaagtaaattgtttaatgtgtttgaaggagaaaaggacatagggaaaggttgCCTGGAGgagtgaaagaggaaatagtgtggggaaggagctACAAGGAAAAGAGACGTACACCATGCAAGTCCTTGTGTAGCAGCCCGAAGGGTGATCAAGGATTGAGATCAACAAGAAATCAAGAAGGAAAGCAGTTTTATTAGCTGGCTGGGAACTCAGTGTGACTTTGTCACAAAAGACTGAGCTCCCGCCCCCCTCCATGAGTACAAACTTCCTTTTATACATAAGTAAAGCAGCTGAAACATCTTAATCACATGCATAAGTGCTATGCCTCTCATTGGTTACAAATAGTATTCGGTTACAGCAGTATTTGGTTATTTGTTGATTGCATATGTTTACTTCTGGTATTTGGCAGATACAAGTTGGCTATGATTTGACTTGGCTCTAATTTAACTATGAGCTATAAAGTTATCTTCTGAACAGTCTGTGACCATGCATGTCtcccttctttttccttcctcccagctACTCCTTTTTCCTGTGCTGAACAGATACTCTTTGATTGAGATCAGCTATTTCTTTACATCATTACAACAGACCAGTTGTTTCATTGCAGACTATCTGTCACATTTGCACGTTccacaccatgcaactgggcccagctcagtgggcaccacacAACTGTGCCAtcgggagaggctgctggagaGGAAGTTTGCAAGGTAAAGacaaaggtggatgggaaggagagaaaaaagcagggaaatgggaggccagggaagggaaagaggacatggttgggacaggaaaatgagatgccccccttgCATGTCTGTCAATTTGTGTATTTATACTTTCAACACATTTTTACTGCAGAGTTTCTTGGTGGAGGAGGTATAGTTTCCTTTTGTATTTTCATATAATGGAAACAATCATGCATTCAAATGGATGGTCCAGAACTTCCATGGACTGGTTTATTAACAACTCTGCAAAATGTAACAATCAGCATGCCAACTGAAGGCgatagacttagaagggtttaagTCTGCTTAGGACTATATTGTTAGCTTCAAACAGCAGGGCCTGCCCTATTTACACCATCTTCAATGATTCTGGCGgttgtggtttttttttcattccagcATGTATTTGACATTTTCAGTTGAAATATTAATCAGAAgtgtgggtgggtgtggttaTTTGTGGGATGACTTGAATCCATTCAGATCCTGAAAATAAACTAAGCCACTGTGGACTGCTTGGAGGGAGTGATACACAGTGTAACACTCTGTTGTAATGATGTATCctgctttctttttcagtttcatCTCCATGCCTCTTTTACGAAGGCATGAGTGTTCAGGACTGAAAATCCCTAGTAATGGGAAGCATAgatacttttttgttgtttttctttgaAGTTTCTACCTGTTACAACAGGCTTTAATATCTCTTAAACTACTGCAGTCAAAAGCTCTCAAGGTAAGAAATCGGCACCTCCCGGGGGCGTgcgcgcgcgcttacccgggtgccgtccTTTGCCCTCGCGCCTGGAAAAAGCGGGCGGACCTCCCTGCATCCGGGGATATGGGGAGGCGTGGCCGGCAGTTTCGAGCCGGCCCCTGCCTCCTCTGTGGCGCAGTTGACTTTGCAAGCTCGTGGGAAAGGGAGCGTCCCTTGGCTTCCCCGGCTTGCAAAGAGCGGAGGCTAGGCCGTGCGGGCCTTTAAGCCCCGGGGGCACTGCCCGGGAGTTGGGAAGCACGTTCGGGTGCTTTCCCTTTGGAGCGGCTGTGCGGGTGGGCCCAGGAGCTTCAGCGGCggcgtctggagatcagcggcaTCCCGGCCTCAGCGGCCTCTCCATCCGGCGGCTCCGGCCGCAGCAGGGTTTTTTCCCTGGGGCTTGCTTTCTCGGGGAGGGTGTTTTCAGCCCGTGCGCGCCACACACGCCTGCCGTGCCTCTGCTGGGGCATTTGCTGTTGGGCCTCCCATtcagactctccccccccccttatttctgGCCCTGGGTTCGGGGTTTTCTGCCTCGGTTTGGGTTGGCTCAGGGCGGCTTTGTGCGCCAGCTGGGTCAGtgtagcctccccccccccatattcccCCCCTTCCCACCTTGCTAGGGGATTGCAATAACTGATACTTAGGCATCAGTGGCTATCCTATATATAGAGAGAGTGCGAGTACTGAGGGTGGGGAGCTGGAGTGGTGCTGGCTTGTTAACTTGCTTCAGGCTTGTTtgccccccccttctttctggTTTCTATCCGGAGGGTCCAGTTGGCGTGGGTGGTTTCTGCCCTTTGCTTCCTTCTTAGCCATGCCGCCCAAGAAGGGGGTGGGTGTGAgtaaaggcaagcagcctgctaaacgcCCCGCTGCTGGGCGCGGGTTGCCTGCGTCCTCATCTGATGAGGATGAGGGGGAAGCTGCAAGGCAAGAAATTCTGGCCAAGTTGGCTGCTCTTGAGAGAAGTAAAGGGGCGGGCTATGGGCAGCCTGCTGCCTCTAGGGCGCAGAGGGCCTCTAAGCGGgtctcctctgccacttttcagagGGATGTCTTAAATCGTCTGTCCGCTCTTGAAGGTTCCGTGGAGGCGGCCGGTGCAGCGGAAGGTCGGTCTGGTGGCAGTGAACCTGGAGGGGCCGTGGAGCTGGAAGCACAGGCTACCACGGAGTCAGCGGAGGAGCCGCCTGTTGCGGTGGTAGTGGACCAACCGGAAGGGGATGGTAAGCCGCCTGCACCACACGCTTCTTACACTTGGCCTTGGGGTCCAGTCAGTGTTCCTGGGCCATCCAGCTGGATCCCTCCATCGCAGGGAGCTGGGTCTCAGGTTAACCCGGTAGGGGGCTTGCAGCCCTGGCCTGGTTACATGTACCAGGGGGCTCAGAGCGGCCCTGTCCCTTGGCAATTATGGGGCTCCCAGTCCCCGTCATTGCAGGTCGGGGCGGGGTCTCCAGCTCCCGGGGTGGCTCAGGCGGGTGTGTCGAGCCATGCTGTGGGCAACCATGCTTTTGGGCAGCCACAGTGGATGTGGCCCCCGGCCGCTGGTATTCCCTATTACCCTGCCTTGGGGGTTATGCCCTACAGGGCCATGCCGTTCGGAGATACTGCGTTGCCATTAGGTGACCACTTGACGCTCGCcactagggacaagattttgcgggGCGAATtcgtggacgtctttaccctccttttccgtgagctggaaaagaaggataaggaggacatggaTGACCGTGATAAGGAACGGCTAAAACGGCGGAAAATTGACCGTACCTGGGCGAATTGGTTGCCGGGGATGTTAATTTATGCGGGGGTAATCGCGCGTGCCCAACCTCAGAGGGCTGCCCCTCTGTTCCAATACATTGATATAGTCTATCGGGCACATACGGAGTTCGTCggggctgcttggatgcagtacgacgaagagttccgtaTGCGAGCTGCGGTAGATCCCACGCTAccctgggaccgcattcaccagcagctttggctgcagcttatggcacctgccaagcccaatctgggcgACAGGTCAGACAGCGGGCACTTGGTACAgcgtctctcctcccctcctggctcccgcacctctgcggggcagccggttcagccccggctgctttgctgggactttGCTTACCAGGGGGTGTGCGCCAGGAGGGGGTGTGGGTTTCGGCACGAGTGCCCCAGGTGCAAAGGCCCCCATGCCTTCTCAGCTTGTCCTCGCCCCCGTCCGCGAGGAGGTGGTTCTCGGCCCGGTGGCGGACAGTGGAAGCCTTCAGCTGAAAAGGGGTCCAACGCccataaagctgagggtcctCCATAAGTTGTTGCAAGGATATCCGGATAAGGAATCCGCTCAGTTTTTGTTAGAGgggtttagttttggttttaggataccttttcagggccctcgggcccccttcatgtcatccaacctgcgttcggtggttggcatggaggaggtggttaggcagaaaattaggaaggaatgtgTTGAGGGGAGAGTGTTGGGCCCTTTCCATTCCCCTCCAGTCCCCAATttgagggtctccccattgggagtAGTACCCAAGAAAGCTGCTGGGGAGTATCGCttaattcaccacctgtcctttcccagaGGTGGGTCTGTTAATGATGCCATCCACGAGCACTTGTGCTCGGTTCGGTATACGTCCTTTGGCGAGGCGGTGGCTATGGTGAAGCGCAATGGTATTGGggcggaaatggcgaaatgcgacattaagtcggcctttcgtcttttACCTGTCCATCCATTGGATTTTGAGTTGCTAGGATTCTCCTTTGATGGCCAGTTCTACATGGACAGAGCCCTCCCTATGGGATGCTCAGTTTCCTGTTCGGCCTTTGAGAAATTTAGTACCTTtctggagtgggcattgcgtcaCAGGCAGtactgccgtgactccgcccactatttggatgattttattttttgtggaccACAGGGGTCCGGCCAATGCGaacggttgctggctggcttcatAGCTTTGGCGGGGGAGCTGGGTGTTCCCCTAGCTCACGAAAAGACTGAAGGCCCCACCCAGGTTTTGACTTACCTGGGTATCGAAATTGATACCGTTCAGCAGACTTTCCGTCTCCCAATGGCAAAGGTGGTTGAGCTTAGAGCACGCTTGGCGGCGCTCAAGGATAAAAGGAAGGCTTCCTTGCTCGAACTTCAGCAGTTGGTGGGCCACctaaattttgcctgcaaggcggtGGCGCCAGGGCGCCCTTTCTTGCGGCGGCTTTGTGACGCGATGGCCGGACTTCGGCTCCCACACCACAGGATCCGGCTGTCACATGGGATCAAGGATGACCTTAGGGTTTGGGAGGAGTTTCTTACCTCCTTTAATGGGGTCACCTTTTGGCGAGATGATCTGCTTCTTGAAGCGGAGCTGCGTGTGTCCTCAGATGCCGCTGGATCAGTGGGATTTGGGGTTTACtttcgggggcactggtgcgcGGAGCCCTGGCCCGCCGCATGGCATGACGGCGATATTCTCAAGGATCTGacgtttctggaattttttccaattctggttGCGGTATGGCTGTGGGGGGAAGAGCTGGCCAATCATgtagtccacttttggtgtgacaacatggctgtggtccAGGTTATTAACTCATTGTCATCCCGGTCGCCCAGGGTCATGCGGCTGGTCAGGCCGTTTACGCTCAGGTGCCTTCGTTTGAACGTCTTGTTTCGGGCGAGGCACATTCCCGGTCtagacaatggggtggcggacgctctgtctcgccggCAGATGGAGAGGTTCCGTCAATTGGCCCCAGATGCCGACGCCTTGCCGGTCCGGATACCCTCGGAGCTGTGGATTCTTGGAGGGCCGAAGCACGCAGGGCCATCCGACTAGCCATCGCTCCTAGCaccagaaggtcgtatgatcgcgcggTGCAACAGTTTGCCAGCTTCCGGCTGGAAGCTGGTTTGGAGCAACACTGGCCCATTCCGGCGGAACACCTGATGCAGTTCTGCGTGGAAAGGAAAAGGGCTGGCCTGGCGGTGAAGTCCATTCGTGGGCTTTTGGCTGCCCTGGCCTTCGTTAGTAAGGCTCGGGGTTTCCCGGAAGTTACGGGGGATTTTAGGGtacggaaaatgttggaggggtggtcTAGGGAGGTAGGATCTCGACCTGATActaggcaacccatttcccctgCTATCTTGAGAGGTTTGAGTATGGCGTGGGGCCCAATTTGCTCCTCGGAGTATGAGGCCATTCTTTTCCATGCGGCTTCCCTTACTGCCTTTTTTGGAGCTTTTAGAGTCGGGGAGCTTGTAGCTCAATCCCGGGATGACAGGTCTGGTAGAGCCCTTGGGGTTCGGGATGTGCAGTTTGATGGAGACGGGGTTTCCATCTGCCTTCGTtgttccaagactgaccagcgccGGAAAGGGGTAGTAGTCCAGCTGGGTACGTGTGCTGAGGAGGAGCTTTGCCCGGTGAGGGCTTTGCGAGCTTTTCTCAAAGTGCGGGGCCCGGAGGAGGGGCTTCTCTTTCGTCACTGTGATGGGACACCCCTTACGAGGTATCAGTTCTGGTCCATTACAGAGAGGGCGCTTGCCAGGCTCGGCCTGAAAGGTTTCAAGTTTTGCTCCCATTCATTTCGTATTGGGGCAGCCTCTACCgctgctgctatggggtacccCGAGGCGGCCATTCGCAGCGTGGGGCGGTGGCGCTCGGCGGCGTTCAAGGGATATGTACGTCCCCTTCTGCACCAATCGTAGCTTTGGctaattgttcttttcttctttaggtgctgtggttcgccgagggaggtgtcggatcctcatctgcggacacagtatgattttttgggcagcgcatcaggccaagaggaccccgtgggggtctcagcttggccttagtcgttgggcccaggttgagtggcagggccgtcggggcctgcgttggccgggcctgttgccgctCCTGTTTGAGGGGCGGTGTTCCCCGCCGCCGGATTTCTTAGTTATCCACCTAGGTGGCAACGACTTGGGCTGGGttaagggtaaggcccttactATGCAGGCACAGGCTGACTTAAAGTTCATTGCTAAGCAATGGCCTGGTGTCCTCATCATTtggtctgccatcctcccacgccgtatttggcgggaggctttggatcacgaCGCTGTTGAGCGCGCTAGGCGCAAGGCCAACAAAGCTATGTTCAAGGCATTGTGTGcagggctggggatttatttgccccaccctcGGATTCGTGACACgtatgccaacctctacagaggtgacggcATTCACCTGTCCGTCCAGGGTAATGAAATATTTCTGACCGATTTACGGCAAGGGTTGTTGCTTTCCCTGCAGGAGttgtggggcgtcagggcctaagcagaggcttggccctgtcggtggcaggttagttggggtaggcagtgcgggccggtgggcacccggtggcatttccccattggtggggaatgggggcctgttacggatcagcggcgggctttacggctgccagcagagagggcaggctgccctgggtccccctggaaaaggccttccctcgggctttacggctggggtgtatggtgctttaaaggggggaaccattcgcctggccggctgggttacagccatgcatgcatggctcgcacctggggcagggggtgctcgcccatgcagttcgaggagcaggtctggttgacccctcgctctaactgtaccgctagttacccttgccgttattatgcTGTTAGGTTATtcaattataaataaatcggtcagaaatggccctgtttttacccaagccttgtgtccgtctctttgttccaaatgggagggcaaaTCGGCACCTCCCGGGGGCGT includes:
- the LOC129336467 gene encoding uncharacterized protein LOC129336467, giving the protein MPPKKGVGVSKGKQPAKRPAAGRGLPASSSDEDEGEAARQEILAKLAALERSKGAGYGQPAASRAQRASKRVSSATFQRDVLNRLSALEGSVEAAGAAEGRSGGSEPGGAVELEAQATTESAEEPPVAVVVDQPEGDGAVVRRGRCRILICGHSMIFWAAHQAKRTPWGSQLGLSRWAQVEWQGRRGLRWPGLLPLLFEGRCSPPPDFLVIHLGGNDLGWVKGKALTMQAQADLKFIAKQWPGVLIIWSAILPRRIWREALDHDAVERARRKANKAMFKALCAGLGIYLPHPRIRDTYANLYRGDGIHLSVQGNEIFLTDLRQGLLLSLQELWGVRA